The Gammaproteobacteria bacterium genomic interval GAGTTCTTGGCAGCCTAGTGACAAACTTGCCTGACGCTACTCCGCCACTGTTTGGTAGTGGTACAGGAAAGCCTTTTTCCGTAAGCGCGGAAATTGTCGCGGCCAACACTTCCCGCCCATTGGATAGGGCCTCTTCAACGGTTTCACCGTCAGAAATACACTCAGAAAAATCTTGGGTGGTGTTTCAGACCTGGATATTGCGGTAGCCATTCTTCAAACATGGGTAT includes:
- a CDS encoding hypothetical protein (Evidence 5 : Unknown function); amino-acid sequence: MLAATISALTEKGFPVPLPNSGGVASGKFVTRLPRTLHAQLTLRARQEGVSLNSLVQVFIAEGLGRRKAYR